In the Silene latifolia isolate original U9 population chromosome 1, ASM4854445v1, whole genome shotgun sequence genome, CTCTTCTTCACCTCTTCTAAAACCCAACAAAGCTCTTGAAAATCCGCTTCAAATCCCACTTTCTACATCTTCAAATCAAATTTCATCCAATGTAACCGCTTTAAAATCCCACCTTTCTTTCCCAATTTTAATGGGATTTCTGTCTTGTTCATCAAGTTTACCCTCTTTAGCAGCTGAAATTGAAGACCCATCTTCACAAAAAATAAACCTTGAAACAACTTTGGTTACAATTGATGAGTTTTTCAACAAGTATCCTTATTTTGTAGCTGGGGTTACTTTCATTTGGTTAATTGGTCTTCCCTTATTGCAAGAATACCTTAATAAGTACAAGTTCATATCTGCACTTGATGCTTTTAAGAAGTTAAGGGATGATTCAAGTGCTCAACTTTTGGACATTAGAGATGATAAGAGTGTGGGTTTTCTTGCTTCTCCTAATTTGAAGATTTTTAACAAGCGCGTGCTTCAGCTCCCTTTTAATGAATCTGATCAAGCTGGATTTCTTAACAAAGTTGAGTCTAATTTTGTGGACCCTCAGAACACTGTTGTTTGCATTTTGGATAAGTGAGTCTTCCTCTATTTGATTCCGTATCTAAATACTCCATCcatccgtcccaatcatttgtttgctttttATGTGTGTAATGTCCATGGATTAAATTATAGTTCATGTGAGGTGGTACAGTTGAAATCTGCTTATGAAAAAATCTGCTTATTGTCTCATAAGGGAGAATTGATGGTGTCCAAGCATCTAACATGGAGAGAAATTAGTGCCGTTCTATGTAGTCCAGTCAAATTGGTGTCTCATATGTAACCGATTCATGTGGGAGGGCGCTGTCTTCTGGTTCTATCATGCTTGAAGGCAGTGTGATGAAGGAAGTCCTTCAATTTCTTTTACATCTTTTCACATTTTTTTTCTATCAGTTTGCTTTGTATCTTCCAATTTCCTCTCATGTAAATAATCAATGGAAACTATGGGAGTATTATTTTCTTTTCTCAGGTAAGCTTTCTTCTAATATTTGTGACCATTGCTTAAAAATGTGTCTCTGTCTGTAAGGTAGTTTCGATGGTAATTCAATGAAAGTGGCCGAATTATTGTTCAAAAATGGATTTAAAGAGGCTTATGCAATCAAGGGTGGTGTCAGAGGCAAAAAGGGTTGGcaggttttttttctttctaactTCTTATCTAATAGAGTAATTTAATAATTACACCTTTTTATAAACCActtttctaaaattactcccttatgaaaactttttaataatttactcacATAAAATGTTCTCAGGTCAAAAATTGCACCCAAATGGACTTTCCGGTGACTTATTCCGTCACTTTTCAAATTTTCAGTTTTAGCGCCTAAATTTATGACCAAAATACCCATATATACCCTTTTACATCTCCTCGGCAGACCTCCAACATCCGCCGCCCTCATCGCTCGATCCGACCACAACCAACAGCCAGCCAACCTACCACATCTCACTGCCATGCCGCCGCCGCCGTCCCCTGACCACCACCTGCTCTTTAACAAATCCAATACCCAACAAACCCTTTCCCCATCTCCCTGCCTCCATCTCCATCTACCTTCATCAACAACCCAAACCCGACCAACATACCCTCTGCCTCACCTCCGACAACCACCTCTCACACCCGGACCCACAACCCCATCCCCATTGACAACCACCCTTCCACCTCAGAAGCTAACGATAT is a window encoding:
- the LOC141608608 gene encoding rhodanese-like domain-containing protein 4A, chloroplastic isoform X1; this translates as MASLSLCLSSSSPLLKPNKALENPLQIPLSTSSNQISSNVTALKSHLSFPILMGFLSCSSSLPSLAAEIEDPSSQKINLETTLVTIDEFFNKYPYFVAGVTFIWLIGLPLLQEYLNKYKFISALDAFKKLRDDSSAQLLDIRDDKSVGFLASPNLKIFNKRVLQLPFNESDQAGFLNKVESNFVDPQNTVVCILDNFDGNSMKVAELLFKNGFKEAYAIKGGVRGKKGWQEIQEEFLPPAVHVFRRKKAQKSPQHKENGAASQPNTEQVSAAGSDIL
- the LOC141608608 gene encoding rhodanese-like domain-containing protein 4A, chloroplastic isoform X2; translation: MASLSLCLSSSSPLLKPNKALENPLQIPLSTSSNQISSNVTALKSHLSFPILMGFLSCSSSLPSLAAEIEDPSSQKINLETTLVTIDEFFNKYPYFVAGVTFIWLIGLPLLQEYLNKYKFISALDAFKKLRDDSSAQLLDIRDDKSVGFLASPNLKIFNKRVLQLPFNESDQAGFLNKVESNFVDPQNTVVCILDKKFRKNSFHRPCTFSEGRKLKSHRNIKRMVLRVSQIRSKSLLRVLIYYELKAFSFIFCLCLCYIHLYMW